From Miscanthus floridulus cultivar M001 chromosome 15, ASM1932011v1, whole genome shotgun sequence, the proteins below share one genomic window:
- the LOC136509003 gene encoding uncharacterized protein, with the protein MYEIHKVERMMEQRMLWPAAPSTSCARPLAGRPHPAEPGRGAAAGPTLRPARGVVEAAQPLRPASSVAEAARRRLLVHRPQGSLPRPDQEDCGGMFLDLERDFLALVICEICNAFFVLDDWLAVTQDAQTCTILSICGEISVCCCLYVL; encoded by the coding sequence ATGTATGAGATACATAAAGTGGAGAGGATGATGGAGCAGAGGATGTTGTGGCCGGCGGCGCCCAGCACCAGCTGCGCGCGCCCTCTGGCGGGGCGACCTCACCCGGCGGAGCCAGGCCGTGGTGCGGCGGCGGGGCCGACGCTCCGGCCAGCCCGCGGCGTGGTGGAGGCGGCGCAGCCCCTCCGGCCAGCCAGCAGCGTGGCagaggcggcgcggcggcggctcctGGTGCACAGGCCACAGGGCAGCCTCCCCAGGCCAGATCAGGAGGACTGTGGGGGCATGTTCTTGGATCTGGAACGGGATTTTCTTGCACTTGTTATTTGTGAGATTTGCAATGCTTTTTTTGTGCTAGATGATTGGCTAGCTGTGACACAAGATGCTCAAACCTGTACTATTCTAAGCATTTGTGGAGAAATATCTGTTTGTTGTTGTCTTTATGTCTTGTGA